The Mytilus galloprovincialis chromosome 4, xbMytGall1.hap1.1, whole genome shotgun sequence genome contains a region encoding:
- the LOC143071631 gene encoding uncharacterized protein LOC143071631 has protein sequence MRILLVCFLFGLSSILGDKCIVYKGDEKIPSLPSGARYGRTCHHVLGDKNIYCVELDCPKTDCSDPIVPETGYPRCNGTCVNGGRVFRENEHFICADGCNSCTCSFTTWMMCYKSGPPEICKSHEE, from the exons ATGAGGATCCTTTTGGTTTGCTTCTTGTTCG GATTATCATCTATTCTCGGTGACAAATGCATTGTTTACAAAGGAGATGAGAAAATACCAAGTCTTCCTAGTGGCGCAAGATATGGCAGAACATGTCATCATGTTTTGGGAGACAAAAACATATACTGTGTTGAATTGGATTGCCCCAAAACAGACTGTTCTGATCCAATTGTTCCAGAAACTGGTTATCCTCGGTGCAATG GTACATGTGTCAATGGCGGTAGAGTGTTCAGAGAAAACGAGCATTTTATATGTGCTGATGGATGTAATTCATGTACATGCTCCTTTACCACATGGATGATGTGCTATAAAAGTGGACCACCTGAAATATGCAAAAGCCATGAGGAATAA